The region GAGACCGTGACTTAATattaagagaaaacaaaaattaaaaccttgAGAACTACTATTACAAAGTCATGTTTTGGTTCTATAAAACTCAGAAGTTCCTTATTTTTTTAGGAAGGAGGTGAGGAATGGGGGAGAGTTACAAGCATTCCTTAGTTTATGTACCATCAGAAAACCACTTGGGCTCAGTTGGGGACTCCACAAGTGTAGGATCATTACTCGCAACACACACCTGCTTGTAGATCTCTCTGCATAGAACCATAACATGACTATGCTTCAAGTTGAAACATGGCATATAATACAAAAACAGCCACTCCAACTATAATATGGAACTAGGAAACTAGATCCAGAACAAGTGTCGGAAATAGATGGTTACAGGAAAAATCTTCCGGAAGAAACAAAATCTGTGAATCATCATAACAGAAAAAATTCCATGAAAATTATGAAGAGTATCAATTTAATCAATGAGTGATAAATTAGCATTGTGTAATTCAGAAAAGAACTGAATATCTGCAAAAAATATAAGCTGTTCATATTAAAAGAAACTGTATCATAAATAGATTAGTAATCaacacaaagaaaataaaagctcATACAATACATGAACTTAAAGAATATTTCATTGTGACTTCAATTACATGACCAACATGATAAGAAAACTTAACTTTTTcaagtttcaattttattagAGTTCTACTCACCCTTTTTCAGAAATATAGCCAACCCAAAGTTCTGATTTATCCCATGGCATATATGGATGACTCCACTGAATCCAAGCCATTCTTTCACTTTTTGGATCAAGACGTGGGAAAGCATAGAAGTCACTTCCACTAACTAGTACCTGCAGTTCTGAATGTCACACAATCTAGTTAGACATAATGATGATGAAACAGTCATCAAGAAAGGGAAACTACCCAATATATGAAAACTTTTAACAAGCAATAACGAAATATTTACCCCctgtttggtttggtttggtttgggaCAGTGCTTTTTGTTTTCAtgcattattttcaaaaataatgacaaaaaatgacaccttatttcactttatttcatgttttcaaaCACATGAATACGAAATGGCAATAAGAAAGAACAAAACAATTGCTTTCAACATTTCCTATATAAATCACGGACAACAGGAAACAAAGAAAACTTGGCAATATTTTTAgcagttttaaaataaaaaatgttttctcatCGAACAGGCCATCATTAAGGATTCATTAAATCTCTTCACAGAATAAACTCACTAGAACAAAGAATTATTACCCTGAACAATTGTTGTAGATGGGTCTTGTTTTCAGAAGAGCAAGAATTTTCCCAGCTTTTAAAGCAAGCTCGCTATTCATCCAACAATCTCTCTTCACACAAAGTCCATTCATCAATGGTATATTTATGGACACGTGAACAACATCCTTTAATTAAAAGATACTTGGAAATTTCTGTGCAATATATAGtgttataatttcataaaaccaTCGGTAAGTATCGTTATGCGAGGACATAATAACCAGCTCTTCTGTCAACAGTAAGCTGAAGCAAGGCATTTGCTGTGAAGATGCAAGTGCAAGCAAAGTGCATCGATGTAATTGACAACGTCAGGGGATGGAGCATTGCCATGTATCTCATTAAGAAGCTGCCACGCATACATGATTCTCCCAGATCTGCACAAGCAATCAACAACAGAAATATAAGTTATGGTATCAGGAACCAAATTTTTTACATGCATTTCTTTTAAGAGATTAACGGCTTCATCTATCCTTTCGCTCTTGCATAGTCCATTAATCAAGATGGTGTAACTGTAAACATCAGGTGCCAAACCCCTCCTAATCATTtggttaaacaaaaaaattgctTGGTCAAGACGTTCACTTTTGCATAAAGCAATCAACAAGGTACTGTAAGTAGTAATATCAGGGGGTGGACCATTATGGTGCAACTCATTCAGAAGCCTCCACGCAGACAACAATCTCCCAGATTTGCACAGGCCATCAATAAGAGAAGTGTAAGTCACAATATGAGGAACCAAATTCCTAAAATGCATTTCTTTCAAGAAATTCATGGCCTCACCTATCCTCTGATTCTTGCAACAACCATCAATCAATATACTATAACTCCAAACATCAGGTTCCACACCCCTCTTCAACAGCTTGTTAAACATCACAACCGCCACATCAAGACGTTGCGTCTTGCACAAACTATCCAACAAGATACTATGAGTAACAACATCCGGTGCCACACCACTCTCACACATTGCCTTCACAATTTGCCAAGCATACGCCACCATCCCACATTTACAAAAACCATCAACCAACAAATTATAAGTCACAAGATTCGGAACCACACCCTTCCCACacatttcatttaataactTCATTGCATCATCCAATCTCCTAACCTTGCAATACCCATTCATCAAAACATTATAACTCCAAACATCCGGCCGCGTAACAACTGCATCAAACAACCTCCTCGCCTCATCCACTTCGTTCTTCAAACAATACCCCGCCATCAAGGCCGAGCACACAACAACATTAACCTCACAACCTCTCTTaatcatttcatcaaacacctccCGCGCTTCCACCACCATCCCTTTCTTACACAAGGCATCGATCAAAACACTAAACACATAAACATCAATGTACTCGCCCTTCCTAATCATTTCCTCCACCATCCGAACCGCCTCGTCTAACCGGCCCGCCACACACAACGCTCTCACAAGAGGCCTGTAAGTGAACACATTAGGCTCAACATtgttaccaaccatctcataatACCACTCACACGCCTCATTGACAAGTCCTTCCTTACACAAACCCTCGATAATTCTACTATACATAATTACATTAGGTTTAACATTAGCAACACAAGCTTGCATCATTCTCAACAATCTAATAGCCGCTTCTGTTTTCCCTACATCGCAGAGTCCGTTAATTAACGTTCCGTAGGTGACTTCGGTGAACTCAAACCCCTCCGCCGCCATTTCCTCATAAAACTTGAGCGCCGATGAAACGGCGCCGTCAAGGCAGAGGCCTTTGATTAAGGTGTTGAGCGTGACGACGTCATAGGGGAGGCCGCGCTTGAGGAGCTTTCCGAAGACGGAGAAGGCGAGAGCGACTTTGCCGACGTGGCAAAAGCAGTTGATGAGGATGGTGAAGGTAACATGGCAGGGGATGACGTCGCCGCGGGACTCCGTTTGGGCGCAGAGAGAAATCGCGGCGGGGAAGGACTTAGCCCTGGCGAGGGAGGCGAGCACTCGGTTGAACGCGGCAGCACGTGGGGGAGAACGCGGGTTAAGCTGGCGCGTGAAGGAAGATAGCCGTAACGCTGTCTTCATCTTTGGCTCGAAACGAGACTTCCTTCAAACCATAACATGCTAGTCGGCGAGCTTGCGTTTCAAACTATGGAGGGAGGAATGAGAAACCCGCAGAACGACATAGCCTGGTATCTGCCGCTAcggtataattaataatttggtttttatatttaaattttttattctagtttttatatttgtttttcattcaattaaatatttaattttgtaaaaaaaatgcaatgcatccttttattaaatttgaattaggGAATGTCAGATGCAAAATCTAGAATTTAGAATTTAGGTATCAAAATCAGgattatttcttatattaaaatattttaatgttgacACATGACATATTCAAAGACTTAAATATAGGTAGTAAAACATTCATCTTCTCTcgttaacattttatttttcaatctatCAATACAATCtactttcaaatttatcaaaatggacaacttttaaaaagttacaaatttagataattgtaattttattttgaaaaagacgtattcataatttcttaaaaaaattatcggtttaataaatttgagagTAAAATACggcaaaataaattatttaagattccttacaagaaataaattatttaagattCCTTACAAGAATTGAAATTTAAGATTACTtttcaagaataaaaaaacatgtatttaattatttattttgataagcTAATTGTACGATAAACGAATGcgtaaattgttttaaaattattgtatggAGTAAAAGAGATAtgaaaaaggaataaattttacttaaaatcgagagaaataaaaaagaaaagctaAAATATTCAGTTATATTGCAAGAGTGATTTATATTTGTGGGATATActattttgaattgtttaaaatttgtgtaagtttttacataaatatttattcttcgTAAGGTATTGAATATTGTATTAAGTATGAAAGAATATGaaatattgaagtaaaatatattatttg is a window of Vigna unguiculata cultivar IT97K-499-35 chromosome 4, ASM411807v1, whole genome shotgun sequence DNA encoding:
- the LOC114181437 gene encoding putative pentatricopeptide repeat-containing protein At1g12700, mitochondrial isoform X2: MKTALRLSSFTRQLNPRSPPRAAAFNRVLASLARAKSFPAAISLCAQTESRGDVIPCHVTFTILINCFCHVGKVALAFSVFGKLLKRGLPYDVVTLNTLIKGLCLDGAVSSALKFYEEMAAEGFEFTEVTYGTLINGLCDVGKTEAAIRLLRMMQACVANVKPNVIMYSRIIEGLCKEGLVNEACEWYYEMVGNNVEPNVFTYRPLVRALCVAGRLDEAVRMVEEMIRKGEYIDVYVFSVLIDALCKKGMVVEAREVFDEMIKRGCEVNVVVCSALMAGYCLKNEVDEARRLFDAVVTRPDVWSYNVLMNGYCKVRRLDDAMKLLNEMCGKGVVPNLVTYNLLVDGFCKCGMVAYAWQIVKAMCESGVAPDVVTHSILLDSLCKTQRLDVAVVMFNKLLKRGVEPDVWSYSILIDGCCKNQRIDLGESCMRGSFLMRYMAMLHPLTLSITSMHFACTCIFTANALLQLTVDRRAGYYVLA
- the LOC114181437 gene encoding putative pentatricopeptide repeat-containing protein At1g12700, mitochondrial isoform X3; this encodes MKTALRLSSFTRQLNPRSPPRAAAFNRVLASLARAKSFPAAISLCAQTESRGDVIPCHVTFTILINCFCHVGKVALAFSVFGKLLKRGLPYDVVTLNTLIKGLCLDGAVSSALKFYEEMAAEGFEFTEVTYGTLINGLCDVGKTEAAIRLLRMMQACVANVKPNVIMYSRIIEGLCKEGLVNEACEWYYEMVGNNVEPNVFTYRPLVRALCVAGRLDEAVRMVEEMIRKGEYIDVYVFSVLIDALCKKGMVVEAREVFDEMIKRGCEVNVVVCSALMAGYCLKNEVDEARRLFDAVVTRPDVWSYNVLMNGYCKVRRLDDAMKLLNEMCGKGVVPNLVTYNLLVDGFCKCGMVAYAWQIVKAMCESGVAPDVVTHSILLDSLCKTQRLDVAVVMFNKLLKRGVEPDVWSYSILIDGCCKNQRIDCCLRGGF
- the LOC114181437 gene encoding putative pentatricopeptide repeat-containing protein At1g12700, mitochondrial isoform X1, which encodes MKTALRLSSFTRQLNPRSPPRAAAFNRVLASLARAKSFPAAISLCAQTESRGDVIPCHVTFTILINCFCHVGKVALAFSVFGKLLKRGLPYDVVTLNTLIKGLCLDGAVSSALKFYEEMAAEGFEFTEVTYGTLINGLCDVGKTEAAIRLLRMMQACVANVKPNVIMYSRIIEGLCKEGLVNEACEWYYEMVGNNVEPNVFTYRPLVRALCVAGRLDEAVRMVEEMIRKGEYIDVYVFSVLIDALCKKGMVVEAREVFDEMIKRGCEVNVVVCSALMAGYCLKNEVDEARRLFDAVVTRPDVWSYNVLMNGYCKVRRLDDAMKLLNEMCGKGVVPNLVTYNLLVDGFCKCGMVAYAWQIVKAMCESGVAPDVVTHSILLDSLCKTQRLDVAVVMFNKLLKRGVEPDVWSYSILIDGCCKNQRIGEAMNFLKEMHFRNLVPHIVTYTSLIDGLCKSGRLLSAWRLLNELHHNGPPPDITTYSTLLIALCKSERLDQAIFLFNQMIRRGLAPDVYSYTILINGLCKSERIDEAVNLLKEMHVKNLVPDTITYISVVDCLCRSGRIMYAWQLLNEIHGNAPSPDVVNYIDALCLHLHLHSKCLASAYC